The genomic DNA gagggaaagagagatagagagggaaagagagagagaggaggaagacttTAAATGGACcggtgtgtaagtgtgtgtgcagctACAACACCAGAATCCCACCCCACCCTTTTGAGAGTCAGCAATAGGACGGTAAGCCCATCCATAACCCACAGAAACATACTGGGCGGTTCtgttatatatattgtttttttttcttcttacttcaccaaaacacactcatactggaaaaaaacagaaaacaaacatgtatACAATTTTTAACATTGTGTGAAGTTAACCAAtgaaaagtgaaaacacacatatacagcttttttttttttgttttaagtttTTTGGTTTTTATCGCCCgctcttccttcctttttttctttttttggttcaaattagtcactttttttctaaaaactgaagaaaaaaacagctatTTTAAGCTGTggtataaaaatgaaaacagcatgactttttttcgtccCCCACCCGTCCCCCAAACCCCACACCCCACCCGCCCGAGCCCCCAAATCTCCTCAGATATACGGATCGGTAAAGCACTTCAAATGAAGCACATgcttaaataaaatggaaaaaaccAGCGTCATGCATGTTCAGAGCGGATCACatgctttcccccccccctcggtTTGCGCATGTGAGCGGTCATGATGCCGTCGAGAAGCGAGTGGCTTCCTGCTCAAACTTACACAAGAGACAAGACAGGAAACGTCACTTGCTTTAAACGTCACAGTGTCACCCAATCCCCCCCAAATCCCCCATCCCCCttaaaaaaaacgagaaaacgtGCCAGTGCCTTTTGTGGCAGGAGATTTAACACGACATGTATGCCTTCGGTGCTCTTGTGTTGTCGGCATATCCCCCCCCTCATATGCCCGCAGTCGTCCGGGGACGTCTTACTTTTTAAAGAGTCCACTTTGTATGATAGCAGTTTAACATTcctgtatatatctatatattcggctcttgtgtgtgttctgctggTATTCACAATACAATAAGCATGTGCTACATTGGGAGACGTGACgtcaggcgtgtgtgtgtgagtgagtgtgagtgtgtgtgtgtgtgtgtgtttttttcctcgACATTACGACAAAAACGGCACAACCACAAACCCGGAGAAGAgacgagacaaaaaaaaacaccatcccAGCTCGAGAATAATCTAtaaactgtatatatttatacataaatgtaaggagtgatttgcaaaaaaaaaaaaagaaattgtgtagAGAAAGCAAGTGAAGCGAATGACGTGATAAAATAGCTGGAATTAGTACTCTCGGCACGTGATTTGTGGCTGCGGACATGACATTTTTGTGGCACAGTGTCTACTATTAAAACAATGAAGGAGATCTTTGATAACTGTTGGTCctcgtgtgtttttttttttttgctctcttcaCACTTGTACGGTTCTCAGTACGACCTTTGTTTCAGCGAACTATAAGCTGAGAGGAATGATGATCTTTGGCCTGGATTTCTCCAGCTGCAGCTTGTATTTTCACCGGAGCTCAAACAGGAATATACTACCCTTTAATTCAGgctttttaaaggtcccatggcatgaaaatgtcactttatgaggttttttaacattaatatgagtcccccccagcctgcctatggtcctccagtggctagaaatggtgaacTATtccagtgagtcagcatgcacaacaccagggcctctcctgcagccatcattaatggttttgaatacaactgtgcttttcctactatgacatgtcaacatgtctgccgtgacaAAGGTCTACACCCAACGCTTATGAAAAATCTTCACTTCATGTCAAGGTTCATGCCTATTTTATACTTCTTTTAGCCCACAGAGTTAGCTACATTACTAAAAAATATTCCCATCAGGGTCCAAGAAAACATTACCACTTAACACCACAAAGTTAGCTACCTCACTTTTAACATCCTGGTCATTTTGGGTCTCAACCTATTCTGGCGAGATACCAGAAACCTGCTCGAAAGCTACCGGTAGCTCGAGAGCTGCTTGTTGGAGACCCCGATCTAAAGGCTCACGCAACCTAAAAGGTTGCTgctggaaaaaagaaataaatgcaaCAACACTGGCGTTTCACACAaaagtgctctacaaataaaatgtattattaggTATCGTAACTCTTctcttctgtgttttctgtcagcTCTCTGCTGCCTTCATGGGATCGGGACGTCACAGTATCATCTTAAATGAACTCCAGACTGCAGCGTTATGAATCGGTCATCTTTAAAGTCTTCATTAAACATTAACATCATTTATCTTTAATAAGACTGTGAACATAGCCGTCATTCAATATGATTTAATACTAATCATAACAATAATAGGGCCTAATCATTACTATTCAGGGCAATTAGCCTACATCTTGTTAGATGGTGGGGCGGTAAGggacctggataatggataggGGTGGATTAGACCAGTGGTTTTCaagctttttttcaataatgttcccccctTTGAACaggtttttttaagccatgtaccctcTAACCAGCGTGAATAATGTTTGGTAGTAAAACAAAGtgtctataaagaggaagaatacagcgacgTCAGCGATAGATTcactaaactacagccttggacctggacaacatttagatgatgatgaagaaagacgggagagagaaggaagaaaggcaagaataggtcggaAATAGTAATAACTAGTAGAACAGTAAAAAGGAGGACggcaacactagggcgacaaaagGGATACAAAATTCAAATAAGCGACAAACttctaaaaaagtgacaaaaactttgaaaaaagcagaaaaaaaactttgaagaaaaaaagacagtataaaaagtaatgaagaaaggcaagaataggtcaaaaacagagacaaaaactttgaaaaaagcgacaaacttggagaaaaacaagacagtagaagtaactacagccttggaactgaaaaacatttttcaaaaaatgtcacagaccccctgcagtcctccagagtacccctagggggaaacataccccctgcagtcctccagagtacccctagggggacacgtaccccctgcagtccacgaaagtacccctagggggacacgtaccccctgcagtccacCAAAGTACCCCTGgtgggacacgtaccccctgcagtcctcaaaagtacccctagggggacacgtaccccctgcagtcctccaaagtacccctagggggacacggaccccctgcagtccaccaaagtacccctaggggacacgtaccccctgcagtcctccaaagtacccctagggggacacgtacccccctgcagtcctcaaaagtacccctagggggacacgtacccccctgcagtcctccaaagtacccctagggggacacgtaccctaGAACAGAACACATGCTAGATTCATGCACATATTATACAATAAACacttaaacaatacaaaaacaaaacaacataatgggacctttgaaaaaatgtattatattacattaataGCAACAATATAGTGGAACTGGTGCAGTTCATATCACTCAGGtaggaaaacaacaataacGAATGAACTGGCTGATCATTCAACAGGCCACCAGTCAACAGGTCTGTAGTTATAGCTCCGTTATTAAGAGACATTAGCTCTACTGGCACGCCGGTGTTCTGCTTTGAACAAACGTTTCCATGTTAGACTCCCCTCCTGGCATTTCATACATTACAGTCCGTATGAATCCCCACACATGTTCACACTGCTTCAGGTATTTAATGTCAGAGACAAAGAATGCCTCGAAGCAGACATCAACGGCCTGTAGCAGTGCTTCTTGTTCCAGGGCCTGTCCAGCTATTATGACGAAGGCCCGAAACGCACTCTGACCGTTCCCCAGCGTCAGGATGTGGGGGTGTGGTGTGCATGCCTTGGCCTCATGGAGGTACTCCACCATGTTTATTCCAGGCTAAAACAGAAAGAATACAAGACAGCAAGTGAGGGAGTGCGAGCCAGTAAGGACCAAATGTCCACTGACTACTATAGTAGAATACAGATATAGACATTGTGAGGATCATTTTCCTGGTCCTCACTAGAGAAATGATTGTTTTATGATAAAGTCTAGTTAGCTTTACAATTGGGAAAAGATTCAGTGCATCTCTTATTCATAAAGCTGAACTGTAATAGTCTACATTTCATTGCACACAAGTCTTGATGGTTATGGCATATAGCTCACATTACAGAAAACTATGAAAGGATTCAGACCTCAATTGGCCTAAAAAGCCATAAATCAATTGATGAAAATGTGTGCGGCCCACCTATCTGACTACGCTATCTGGCCCATAGGCAGCCGGGTTGGGTGGTCAGATAGGTGGGCTGCACATGCTTTGTAGATGTAATGGGTTAAgtacaaaaatgtcaaccttcTGATAAATATGTTAATGTCTGCACTCAATACTTTGTTGGTGCCTGTTTTAGAACCAGTTACTGCATCAGTGCAGTGTGGTACAGAGGTAATCAGCCTGTGGCACTGCTGATGTGTTGTAGAAGCCCAGGATGCTTTGATAGTGACCAACGCGTTGTAAGCTTGTAGAACGTCCATTTTCCGAATACTGTCAGGCTATATTTGATGCCTGTCCCCCAAAAGTATAGTAAAACAAACCTGgatatgcatgtgtgcgtgcacacaTTCTTGAGCTCAGATATGTTGATGAAATGAATAAAGTTTCCCCTTTTAGATGTGCTTGAGGACTTACAGGCTTATGGTCGATGAAGGCCAAGCTGCATTCCTGAATGGTGTGGCGAGCCACTTTCGCCACAAGGTGAAGGTGGAAGCAAGGCTGGCAGGAAGACATATGTGTCAAGATGATGTGGAATGGCATACCTGTGATTTTTTCAttcaatatccaactaaaataAAACCCATGCTAACTGTTACGTGCAGTTAATTCCCGCCCTGCAGCTGGTTAGTTTGTAGTTTAGTTAATCCTCCTATTATTGGGCCGGAAGGCGGCAGAGATCCAAGTACCGGAGTACAGTCATTGCGTTTCTGTGGCAGTAAACGTGTCACACACACCCTTAACTAACTGTGCTATATTCAGAGTTGTACAAGATATTCAAGgctgacaatgttaacatgacAACAGCAGAgctgcgcacgcacacacacacacgcacacacacaccccgcaGCCTCATAGTAGAGTCACTAGCTCAGCTATGCTGTGGATGGGAAAACAAATATTTCTTATATAAGGTCTGTCAGCTGCCAATGTGTCAAAGCGTTAATGACAAAGCTGTCCATTgatctgaaacaaacacaaaaagagctGAAGCAAAAATACAATTGCTACTGTATTACAAAAGCAATGCAGACTAGCAGCAGAATGTAATCCAATGTGAAGATAGCAGCCATTTTATTTAGCATCACAAAATATAGAGATAACAATCCTCCCTCTCTCGCTATACAACTCATAtgacaaaatacatacataatgtaAAATGTCTATGTTTTTACTTCACGAGAATATTTGTGGCTGCTCACAGCAGAGCCTTCAGGGCACGACTGTCAGTATAACAGtctacagcagtggttcccaaactttttattatatatCTCTTAACCCTTCACTCAAGTGGCCCTATTGTGGGTCACCACATTACTTAAATAACTGCACATAAATGCATTTAGTCAGACATATCAGGTTATCTCACtgtttttacatactttaatcAGTCAAACACTGTGTTATACcttcacatttcacattaaaagcttcAGGAAAAACAAGCGCGTTCATTTATAGCCAGTTAAAATATTATAGCTAGCAAAGCAACTAGCTGACGGCCTGTTGGCTAGTAAACTTGCTAACTGGCGAATCACCTGGCTAGCTTGAAACTAGCTGGCAAATTAGCCTGATGAACTCAATAAACATGAGCATATGCCCATGGGCATTATGAACTTGTctcattaattcattaatataGTTCAGACCAAACGGATAAGCTGTTGGCTATCCGTGCTTCCACGATAACGGCTaaatggctaacgttagctacgttgTTAGCCAAACCAACCAACTAGCCTCGACAATATAAAGATActactttaataattaacacaacACAGACTATGTGAATTAGACATGTAGTTAGTGTACACAaacctagggggacacgtaccccctgcagtcccccagagtacccctaggggacacgtaccccctgcagtcccccagagtacctctagggggacacgtaccccctgcagtcccccagagtacctctagggggacacgtaccccctgcagtcctccagagtacccctagggggacacgtaccccctgcagtcctccagagtaccccctgcagtcctccaaagtacccctagggggacacgtaccccctgcagtcctccagagttcctctagggggacacgtaccccctgcagtcctccagagtacccctagggggacacgtaccccctgcagtcccccAGAGTACCTCcagggggacacgtactcccTGCAGTCCCCCAGAGttcccctagggggacacgtaccccctgcagtcctccagagtacccctagggggacacgtacccccattggGGGAGGCTTTATTTCTTCACacgtaatgtaggtcaatggaggccacgctaaaaaaacgattatgcgtcttgataacacgccaaaatggcatacgaattggcgtgtcatacatacaccacttagtgagatcagtctgagaaagcgtagctcctatggcgccattttgatgctaccaagccatcatctcccgttagcatcccattgactgccattcattttgacgtcactttgacagagaataactttacatctgaagcgtttaaagactctatttgtccgttgtttatttctaaagaaacacgacaatgtataaaaggctccattaccttgtagctcacgttatg from Sander vitreus isolate 19-12246 chromosome 2, sanVit1, whole genome shotgun sequence includes the following:
- the LOC144532314 gene encoding uncharacterized protein LOC144532314 translates to MPFHIILTHMSSCQPCFHLHLVAKVARHTIQECSLAFIDHKPPGINMVEYLHEAKACTPHPHILTLGNGQSAFRAFVIIAGQALEQEALLQAVDVCFEAFFVSDIKYLKQCEHVWGFIRTVMYEMPGGESNMETFVQSRTPACQ